One region of Candidatus Bathyarchaeota archaeon genomic DNA includes:
- a CDS encoding PDC sensor domain-containing protein, which yields MAKTKLLVIVLVILLAASLLFNMYQWSTNSQVTSQSKKEEMASFLIRDSSSINSELQKLDDAMSNACQQLSSTGLTGDAAEKVLSDLYAQNSNVIINAATADKNGVLRAVQPSNFSDIIGKDVSNQEQNIEMRSTLRPAVSNLISLVEDFPGVVMVAPVFNADGLFIGSLSIVFLPYELIHPFVEDSVQGIYTIYALQKNGTLIYDDSPEQGKNVFTDEEYHGYTELQTFIHNVVDTQSGYGTYSYFDDLAPSRPLVNKEAFWTTIGIHNTDWRLVIAHTL from the coding sequence ATGGCTAAAACGAAACTGTTAGTCATAGTTTTAGTGATATTGCTGGCTGCTTCGTTATTATTCAATATGTATCAATGGAGCACCAATTCGCAGGTAACAAGCCAAAGTAAAAAAGAAGAGATGGCTTCATTTTTGATTCGCGACTCGTCTAGCATAAATTCAGAACTGCAAAAACTAGATGATGCTATGTCAAATGCATGTCAACAATTATCCAGCACTGGTTTAACTGGAGACGCAGCAGAAAAAGTACTAAGCGACCTCTACGCCCAAAACTCAAATGTCATCATTAATGCAGCAACTGCCGACAAAAATGGCGTTTTACGAGCCGTCCAACCCAGTAATTTCAGTGATATAATCGGCAAGGATGTATCAAACCAAGAACAAAACATTGAAATGCGCTCAACCCTGCGGCCTGCAGTCAGTAACCTTATCTCTCTGGTAGAAGATTTCCCGGGCGTTGTGATGGTTGCGCCCGTTTTCAATGCTGATGGGCTCTTTATCGGTTCGCTCAGCATCGTCTTTTTGCCCTACGAGCTTATCCACCCATTTGTTGAAGACTCGGTTCAAGGCATCTACACGATTTATGCTCTACAAAAAAATGGCACCCTAATCTATGATGATAGCCCCGAGCAAGGAAAAAATGTCTTCACAGACGAAGAATACCACGGCTATACTGAACTTCAAACGTTCATTCATAATGTTGTTGATACACAGTCAGGTTATGGCACTTACAGTTATTTTGATGACCTTGCACCCTCAAGACCACTAGTTAACAAAGAAGCATTCTGGACGACCATAGGCATACATAATACCGATTGGCGTTTGGTAATAGCCCACACACTTTAA
- a CDS encoding C13 family peptidase: MKKSKTVIVAVAFIFMVVLSGFIVTTVFATPVAAYAKSKGASDGVIDALKPLDSDRKMSDLEQTFVDTLLNFEENHQKTIVNALLTDGILSNSDYEQMLFLDALPTQEFLDIIDSGNTASTNVDEDSWSNRFEQLTGSSYNVKNNLYAIVMTMAGHEYKPVDEMFKMLDSMGVPNSNVYDLSQEKNNAVDFEAATTEISHKANSKDKVIVLINSDGGIGRFQFANSKEIVTYKWFDEKIGKINADRIAIVIDACYSGSAIKDLAGGNRIILTACAADETGAFGSSYEFLKAFSNALADKDENGYVSIGEAAEYAKNLLQVEYETPSGEATGEHRQLSDLNNIGATSYFAEIKVGK, from the coding sequence ATGAAAAAATCAAAAACAGTCATAGTTGCGGTTGCATTCATTTTCATGGTTGTCTTAAGCGGCTTTATTGTAACAACTGTTTTCGCTACTCCTGTTGCAGCCTATGCAAAAAGCAAAGGCGCATCTGACGGTGTGATTGATGCACTAAAACCTCTTGACAGCGACCGTAAAATGAGTGATTTAGAGCAAACTTTTGTTGACACTCTTTTAAATTTTGAAGAGAACCATCAAAAAACCATAGTTAATGCTCTATTAACGGATGGCATATTGTCTAATTCGGACTATGAGCAAATGTTGTTTCTTGACGCTTTGCCAACTCAAGAATTTTTAGATATTATCGATTCTGGAAACACAGCTAGCACCAATGTTGACGAAGACTCATGGTCTAACAGGTTTGAGCAACTAACAGGTTCATCTTACAATGTGAAGAACAATTTGTATGCTATTGTGATGACTATGGCAGGTCATGAGTATAAACCTGTGGACGAGATGTTCAAGATGCTTGATAGCATGGGGGTTCCTAATAGTAACGTGTACGATTTGAGCCAAGAAAAGAACAACGCAGTAGATTTTGAAGCTGCAACTACTGAAATTTCCCACAAAGCAAACTCTAAAGATAAGGTTATCGTCCTAATTAACAGCGATGGGGGAATTGGCAGATTTCAATTCGCAAATAGTAAGGAAATAGTCACTTACAAGTGGTTTGATGAAAAAATAGGAAAAATAAATGCCGATAGAATTGCTATAGTGATAGATGCTTGTTATTCTGGTTCTGCAATAAAGGATTTAGCTGGAGGAAATAGAATTATATTGACTGCTTGTGCTGCTGATGAGACAGGTGCATTTGGCTCATCTTATGAGTTCTTAAAAGCATTTTCTAATGCTTTAGCGGACAAAGACGAGAATGGCTATGTCTCAATAGGGGAAGCAGCAGAATATGCGAAGAATCTATTACAGGTCGAATACGAGACACCATCTGGAGAGGCAACTGGAGAACATCGTCAACTTAGTGATTTAAACAATATTGGCGCTACCAGTTATTTTGCTGAGATAAAAGTCGGAAAATGA